The Hahella sp. HNIBRBA332 genome window below encodes:
- a CDS encoding efflux transporter outer membrane subunit → MSSLSASGKKHIALLLLSSMLLTGCEGLARSQYTRPQLEMPASWSYAPVNGEQALASEQWWRAFQDEELNSLIERALQSNSDMALAALKVRQARLHAGIADGNLTPDISAQLSASRERNIDAHTSSKSFGASLGLSYEIDLWGKLSSARDTAHWEALATEQDRADAALALIGTTANLYWRLAYLNESIAASEASLEYTAKALELAQVKHRSGAVSNLDLIQAEQNLASQRASLTSLLQDKVEAQNALAILFDQAPENAVPDPQTLPAMAMPVLPLATPAALLARRPDMQAAEMRLRSALADTDHSRASYYPSFSLTGSLATGGSELTDILRNPVASLGAGLSLPFIQWRQTQLNIQVSEAAYEQTVIEFRQKLYAALAEVENKLSARTQLMAQEDALRTSFSLASEAERLAEVRYRSGATGVQAWLDQQETRRSAQLQLTANRLAQLQNMMELYQALGGGFAEGLD, encoded by the coding sequence GTGAGTTCCTTAAGCGCGAGCGGAAAAAAACACATAGCTCTTTTGTTGTTGTCTTCCATGCTGTTGACGGGGTGTGAAGGGTTGGCGCGCTCGCAATATACTCGGCCTCAACTGGAGATGCCCGCCTCCTGGAGCTATGCGCCAGTGAATGGAGAGCAGGCGTTGGCGTCCGAGCAATGGTGGCGCGCGTTTCAGGATGAGGAGTTGAACAGCCTGATCGAGCGCGCGCTGCAAAGTAATAGCGATATGGCGCTGGCGGCGTTGAAAGTACGACAAGCCCGGTTGCACGCGGGCATCGCCGACGGCAACCTGACGCCGGATATCAGCGCACAGCTCAGCGCTTCCCGGGAGCGTAATATCGACGCTCATACCAGCAGCAAGTCTTTTGGCGCCTCTCTTGGACTGAGCTATGAAATTGATTTGTGGGGGAAGTTGTCCAGCGCCCGCGATACCGCTCACTGGGAAGCGTTGGCGACCGAGCAGGACAGGGCGGACGCCGCGCTGGCGTTAATCGGGACCACCGCGAATCTGTATTGGCGTCTGGCTTACCTGAATGAGTCAATCGCTGCGAGCGAGGCGTCCTTGGAGTACACGGCCAAAGCGTTGGAGCTGGCCCAAGTCAAGCATCGTAGCGGCGCGGTCTCTAATCTGGACTTGATCCAGGCCGAGCAAAATCTGGCGAGCCAGCGCGCCTCGTTGACGTCATTGCTGCAGGACAAAGTGGAAGCGCAAAACGCGCTGGCGATTTTGTTCGATCAGGCGCCGGAGAACGCCGTGCCTGACCCGCAAACCCTGCCTGCAATGGCGATGCCCGTCTTACCTTTGGCTACCCCCGCGGCGTTACTGGCGCGAAGGCCGGACATGCAGGCGGCGGAGATGCGTTTGCGCAGCGCTCTGGCGGATACGGACCACAGCCGCGCCAGTTATTATCCCAGTTTCAGTTTGACTGGTTCACTGGCGACGGGCGGTTCAGAGCTGACGGATATATTGCGCAACCCCGTTGCGTCCCTGGGAGCAGGGTTGAGTCTGCCCTTTATCCAGTGGCGGCAGACGCAATTGAATATTCAAGTCTCAGAGGCGGCTTATGAACAGACGGTGATTGAGTTCAGGCAGAAGCTGTATGCGGCGTTGGCGGAGGTGGAAAACAAGCTTTCCGCTCGAACGCAGTTGATGGCCCAGGAAGACGCATTGCGCACTTCGTTCTCGCTGGCCTCTGAGGCTGAGCGCCTGGCGGAGGTGCGTTATCGTTCCGGCGCCACCGGCGTGCAAGCCTGGCTGGACCAACAGGAAACGCGACGCTCTGCGCAACTGCAGCTCACTGCAAATCGCCTGGCGCAGCTGCAGAATATGATGGAGCTGTATCAGGCGCTGGGCGGAGGTTTCGCAGAGGGCCTGGATTAA
- a CDS encoding ABC transporter substrate-binding protein, with the protein MFRPKKLKWRSLLLTFVFLLPSIQTIAADPAGGLRFITEESPPYNYTENGELKGSSVDLLEAVLQIIGSKQTRKDIQVHPWARGYRMVLNEPNTVLFSTRRNPDREDLFRWVGPVASSPVVLMARKRRDFEVKQLSDLDDLSVVAVASDMGEQVLDAYHIPKDIRQTVSHPDIAARMLIFRRIHLWSYGQRTALWLLKQQGAKLEDYEPVWSFGSAGDLYFAFHKDTPDETIQLFQHVLNQLKNDQGDDGLSTYERVLKSYIE; encoded by the coding sequence ATGTTCAGACCAAAGAAGTTGAAGTGGCGGAGCCTGCTCCTGACATTCGTATTCTTGCTGCCGTCCATCCAGACCATTGCTGCAGATCCCGCCGGCGGGCTCCGATTTATCACGGAAGAATCGCCTCCCTATAACTACACCGAGAATGGCGAGCTCAAAGGAAGCTCCGTGGACTTGCTGGAAGCGGTGCTGCAAATTATCGGCTCAAAACAGACACGCAAAGACATTCAGGTGCATCCCTGGGCGCGGGGATATCGCATGGTCTTAAACGAGCCGAACACCGTATTGTTCAGCACCCGTCGCAATCCGGATCGCGAAGACTTGTTCCGCTGGGTCGGTCCCGTCGCCTCTTCGCCGGTGGTGCTTATGGCGAGAAAGCGCCGTGATTTTGAAGTAAAACAGTTATCAGATCTGGACGACCTCTCAGTCGTCGCGGTCGCCAGCGATATGGGGGAACAGGTGCTGGACGCCTACCATATCCCGAAGGATATCCGCCAGACCGTCTCGCATCCGGATATCGCCGCCCGCATGCTGATTTTCCGCCGCATCCACCTGTGGTCCTATGGACAAAGAACCGCACTATGGCTCCTCAAACAACAAGGGGCCAAGCTGGAGGATTATGAGCCGGTCTGGAGTTTCGGCTCAGCAGGAGATCTCTATTTCGCCTTCCACAAAGACACGCCCGATGAGACGATCCAACTCTTTCAACATGTCTTGAACCAATTGAAAAATGATCAGGGCGACGATGGACTTTCAACCTATGAAAGAGTGTTGAAATCCTACATCGAGTAA
- a CDS encoding MacB family efflux pump subunit, which yields MKEPLIEISALNRIFQAGEQQVAVLKDVDLKIYPGEMVAIMGTSGSGKSTLMNILGCLDRPSGGSYKISGRETRELDDDELAALRRNHFGFIFQRYHLLSHLDALGNAELAAVYAGVSKSSRRERAHMLLSRLGLEERCEHKPSQLSGGQQQRVSIARALMNGGEVILADEPTGALDTRSGQEVMTVLRELHQQGHTVIIVTHDPQVAAKAERIIEIQDGEIIADRVNPASESEMSASSATNATSMTGRNEARGAWLGRFTEAFKMAWIAMTSHRLRTLLTMLGIIIGITAVVSIVAIGEGAKQKVISDINSIGVNTIEIFPGKDWGDERSAAIDTLVAADVEALQAQPFVDSVTPSIANSQQLRYRNVAVNVNVNAVGEQYFRVKGLTVAEGRPLLREDVRTQAQVVVIDSNTRKKLFAGGDDPIGKVILIGASPWTVIGVAEDKSDMFGGGGNLAVWMPYSSATTRLIGRQNFSSIIVRTPDGLSSAVAEQGIIRLLTVRHGVKDFFTFSTDSILQAVEKTTTTLTLLVSSIAVISLIVGGIGVMNIMLVSVTERTREIGIRMAVGARQSDILQQFLIEAVMVCLIGGGIGILLSFGVGALFSLLVQDMQMSFSVTAIVSAVVCSSLIGVLFGFLPARNAARLDPIEALARE from the coding sequence ATGAAGGAGCCTTTGATTGAAATAAGCGCCCTGAACCGGATTTTCCAGGCAGGGGAGCAGCAGGTCGCGGTTTTGAAGGATGTGGACCTGAAGATCTATCCAGGTGAAATGGTCGCCATAATGGGAACATCGGGGTCGGGAAAGTCGACCTTGATGAATATCCTGGGGTGCCTGGATCGCCCGAGCGGCGGCAGCTATAAAATCAGCGGACGGGAAACCAGAGAGCTGGATGACGATGAACTCGCCGCCCTGCGCCGCAACCACTTCGGCTTTATCTTTCAGCGCTATCATCTGTTGTCGCATCTGGATGCATTAGGTAATGCAGAGTTGGCGGCGGTGTACGCTGGCGTCTCCAAAAGCTCGCGCCGGGAGCGGGCGCATATGCTGTTGTCGCGTCTGGGACTGGAGGAGCGTTGCGAGCACAAACCCAGTCAGCTTTCCGGTGGCCAGCAGCAGCGGGTGAGCATCGCCAGAGCCCTGATGAACGGCGGCGAAGTCATTCTGGCGGACGAGCCCACTGGCGCGCTGGATACACGCAGTGGTCAGGAAGTCATGACGGTATTGCGGGAGCTGCATCAGCAGGGGCACACCGTCATTATCGTTACGCATGACCCGCAAGTGGCGGCGAAAGCGGAGCGAATCATTGAGATTCAGGACGGCGAAATTATCGCCGACCGCGTGAACCCTGCTTCGGAATCGGAGATGTCCGCGTCCTCTGCGACGAACGCCACTTCGATGACAGGCCGTAATGAGGCGAGAGGCGCCTGGCTGGGGCGTTTCACCGAGGCTTTTAAAATGGCCTGGATCGCCATGACTTCTCATCGGTTGCGGACGCTGCTGACCATGCTTGGCATCATTATCGGCATCACCGCTGTGGTGAGTATTGTCGCCATCGGCGAAGGGGCCAAGCAGAAAGTTATTAGCGACATCAATTCCATTGGCGTCAACACGATAGAGATCTTTCCCGGTAAGGATTGGGGGGATGAGCGATCCGCCGCCATTGATACGTTGGTGGCCGCCGATGTGGAGGCGTTGCAGGCGCAGCCTTTTGTCGACAGCGTGACGCCGAGTATTGCTAACAGTCAGCAACTGCGTTACCGCAATGTCGCTGTCAATGTGAACGTCAACGCGGTGGGCGAGCAGTATTTCCGGGTGAAAGGGCTGACCGTCGCGGAAGGCCGGCCGCTGCTGCGAGAAGATGTTCGCACCCAGGCGCAGGTAGTAGTGATCGACAGCAATACTCGCAAGAAACTGTTCGCTGGCGGTGACGACCCCATTGGTAAAGTCATTTTGATTGGCGCTTCGCCTTGGACCGTGATCGGCGTGGCGGAGGATAAAAGCGATATGTTCGGAGGCGGCGGCAATCTGGCTGTATGGATGCCCTACAGCTCTGCGACGACCCGCCTGATTGGCAGGCAGAACTTCAGCTCCATTATTGTTCGTACGCCAGACGGGCTTTCCAGCGCGGTGGCGGAGCAGGGCATCATTCGCTTGCTGACCGTGCGCCACGGAGTGAAAGATTTCTTCACGTTCAGCACCGACAGTATTTTGCAGGCGGTCGAAAAGACCACCACCACTTTGACCCTATTGGTGTCCTCCATCGCGGTCATTTCGTTGATCGTCGGCGGTATCGGCGTCATGAATATCATGCTGGTGTCAGTCACCGAACGTACTCGTGAAATTGGTATTCGTATGGCGGTTGGCGCCCGGCAGAGCGACATATTGCAACAGTTCCTGATCGAGGCGGTGATGGTGTGCCTGATTGGCGGCGGCATCGGCATTTTGTTGTCTTTCGGCGTGGGCGCTTTGTTCTCGTTGTTGGTGCAGGATATGCAAATGTCCTTTTCCGTCACCGCGATTGTGTCGGCGGTGGTTTGCTCCTCCCTGATTGGCGTGCTGTTCGGCTTTTTGCCTGCGCGAAATGCGGCGCGACTTGACCCGATTGAAGCATTGGCGCGGGAGTGA
- a CDS encoding ABC transporter six-transmembrane domain-containing protein, translating into MNAAPEIGLRRILKEFRWRVGLTWLLVFLEYALDAAIPLLIGLAIDDMLSGGSTQLAWLVCAFVLITAIAVLRRFYDTRAYSKIRVKLGSELDLRQQALSVSIRNARLHMATELVDFIEKDTPELFAAVITLIASAMILSSFSMDLAMSALGLLVAMLTVYLCFHHRFFRLNGGLNSQMERQVSILSARQPGQLLKHLHAIRHWQVRLSDAESIVYGLIFLLITAFVVLNLWLCSSYVGITTGSLFSIVTYSWQFGDAAVSLPTTLQSWSRLHEITIRLNNPEAHGAA; encoded by the coding sequence ATGAACGCCGCACCTGAAATAGGCTTACGCCGAATATTAAAAGAATTCCGCTGGCGCGTAGGACTCACCTGGCTATTGGTGTTTCTCGAATATGCCCTGGACGCGGCCATCCCTCTACTGATCGGACTGGCGATAGACGATATGCTGTCCGGCGGTTCGACTCAACTGGCCTGGTTGGTTTGCGCCTTCGTTTTGATCACAGCCATCGCGGTCCTGCGTCGTTTCTATGACACCCGCGCCTATAGCAAAATACGCGTCAAACTGGGCTCAGAATTGGATCTACGACAACAGGCGTTGTCCGTCTCCATTCGCAATGCGCGCTTGCATATGGCGACGGAGCTGGTCGACTTTATTGAAAAGGACACGCCGGAACTATTCGCGGCGGTCATCACACTGATTGCTTCCGCCATGATTCTGTCGTCTTTCTCAATGGATCTGGCGATGAGCGCCCTCGGACTACTGGTCGCCATGCTGACGGTGTATCTGTGTTTCCATCATCGATTTTTCCGCCTCAACGGCGGCCTTAACTCACAGATGGAGCGCCAAGTCAGCATATTAAGCGCCCGCCAGCCGGGACAGTTGCTGAAGCATCTGCACGCCATACGACATTGGCAGGTGCGCCTGTCCGATGCGGAGTCCATTGTCTATGGTCTGATTTTTTTGCTGATCACCGCCTTCGTCGTACTCAACCTTTGGCTCTGTAGTAGCTATGTCGGCATAACAACAGGCTCCCTGTTCTCCATTGTCACCTATTCCTGGCAGTTTGGAGACGCGGCAGTCTCACTGCCGACGACATTACAGAGCTGGTCGCGCCTGCATGAGATAACGATACGTCTGAATAACCCGGAAGCTCATGGCGCCGCCTGA
- a CDS encoding wax ester/triacylglycerol synthase family O-acyltransferase: MKPHGEPMSAVDTAWLRMERPANLMMICIVLVMETPIHARELKQLFTQRLLPLPRFRQTVYKTEHGCFWRDDASFNIDNHVHLVGLPGAGSQQDLQDLASDISSTPLDFSKPLWQVHLVDRYQSGSAMIIRVHHCIADGIALTRVLLSLADQNDERPVSQHVSPTSKPASWGGIAAKALHNAMHIGQEIIEEGKSLARHPEQLLAIARQGVAMGSEVARVAALPADPATCFKGDLSGRKRLAWAQPLAFPQVKQTAQTLKATINDVLLCAATGALRRYLVERCIELDVETIHAAVPFNLRPLDEPAEALGNQFGLVIAPLPIGIHDVAERFEAVRRDMLALKHSQQAKAFYGLLGLLGKGPDFLEQTALETLSRKASVVITNVPGPKQALYLAGSKLLTPMIWAPQSGEVGISLSIISYDGAIQFGVAVDQGLIPDPDKLANFFVDAFAELQALAKARPAS, from the coding sequence ATGAAACCACATGGAGAGCCGATGTCGGCGGTCGACACTGCCTGGTTGCGCATGGAACGTCCCGCCAACCTGATGATGATCTGCATCGTGCTGGTTATGGAGACGCCGATCCACGCCCGCGAACTCAAGCAATTATTCACCCAACGCTTACTGCCGCTGCCCCGCTTCAGACAGACTGTGTACAAAACCGAGCATGGCTGCTTCTGGCGTGATGACGCCAGCTTTAATATCGACAATCACGTGCATCTAGTTGGACTGCCCGGTGCAGGAAGTCAGCAGGACCTGCAAGATCTGGCCAGTGATATCAGCAGCACGCCGCTGGATTTCAGTAAGCCTCTCTGGCAAGTGCACTTAGTCGACCGTTACCAAAGCGGCTCCGCGATGATTATTCGGGTTCACCACTGTATTGCAGACGGCATTGCGTTGACCCGTGTCCTGCTGTCCCTGGCAGACCAAAATGATGAACGCCCAGTATCTCAGCATGTCAGCCCGACTTCAAAACCTGCCTCTTGGGGTGGCATCGCCGCCAAAGCCCTGCATAACGCCATGCATATCGGGCAGGAAATAATAGAAGAAGGCAAGTCTCTGGCGCGTCACCCAGAGCAACTTTTGGCCATAGCGCGCCAAGGCGTCGCAATGGGATCGGAGGTCGCCCGCGTCGCCGCGCTGCCGGCGGATCCCGCCACCTGTTTTAAAGGCGATCTTAGTGGGAGAAAGCGCCTTGCATGGGCGCAGCCATTGGCCTTCCCGCAAGTAAAGCAGACCGCACAGACTCTGAAAGCGACCATCAACGATGTGTTGCTGTGCGCGGCTACCGGCGCTTTGCGGCGTTATCTTGTGGAGCGTTGCATTGAACTGGACGTAGAAACCATTCATGCCGCCGTGCCTTTCAATTTGCGTCCTTTGGACGAACCAGCCGAGGCTCTGGGCAATCAGTTCGGCCTGGTGATTGCGCCATTACCGATCGGAATTCATGACGTGGCGGAACGCTTCGAGGCGGTGCGTCGCGATATGCTGGCGCTTAAGCATTCTCAACAGGCGAAGGCGTTTTATGGATTACTGGGGTTGCTCGGCAAAGGTCCCGATTTCCTGGAGCAGACCGCACTGGAGACGCTAAGCAGAAAAGCATCCGTGGTGATCACTAATGTGCCCGGCCCCAAACAAGCGCTGTATCTGGCTGGGAGCAAATTGCTGACGCCCATGATTTGGGCGCCGCAATCTGGAGAGGTCGGCATCAGCCTCAGCATTATCAGCTATGATGGAGCAATTCAGTTCGGCGTCGCGGTAGACCAGGGGCTGATACCTGACCCGGACAAACTGGCCAACTTCTTTGTCGACGCATTTGCAGAACTACAAGCACTGGCGAAGGCTCGGCCCGCCAGTTAA
- a CDS encoding efflux RND transporter periplasmic adaptor subunit — protein MAKKTRRPAVVGVVIFVVLAAVGWNALSWFEPEPVEYVTAPVEKRDIEQTVLATGVLEGSKQVAVGAQVTGQLKSMNVSVGDRVVKGQLLAEIDPVLQRNELNRAMAELKNAKASRRGREAMLRFYELEFKRQREMNAQAAASVSELENARAQLESAKAEIEALEAQISQAEIQVETAKANLGFTKIVAPMDGVVIATKFEQGQTLVSTQEAPTLLILANLDTMTVKAQISEADVTKVKSGQEANFTVLGDPDRQYNGVLRTIKLAPDNISDNGSVSNSTSAVYYSGVLEAANPDHSLRVAMTAQVSIIINRQPQTLSIPISALDPDQEIGGAQHKVRVLVNGQPEDRTIETGIRDNVYVQVLSGLNDGDNVILGDSLSVPTDGEASVVIGG, from the coding sequence ATGGCAAAAAAAACGCGTCGTCCTGCTGTGGTGGGAGTGGTCATTTTTGTTGTTTTGGCCGCTGTCGGCTGGAACGCCCTGAGTTGGTTCGAGCCCGAACCCGTTGAATACGTCACCGCCCCTGTGGAAAAGCGGGATATAGAACAAACGGTGTTGGCCACCGGCGTATTGGAAGGTTCCAAGCAGGTGGCGGTAGGCGCTCAGGTTACCGGGCAGCTGAAGTCCATGAACGTTTCCGTCGGCGATAGAGTGGTCAAAGGCCAGCTGTTGGCGGAAATAGATCCGGTTTTACAGCGTAACGAATTGAACCGCGCCATGGCGGAACTGAAAAACGCCAAGGCGTCGCGGCGGGGCCGTGAGGCCATGCTGCGCTTCTACGAACTGGAGTTCAAACGCCAGCGTGAAATGAACGCGCAAGCGGCGGCGTCCGTGTCTGAGCTGGAAAACGCGCGGGCTCAGTTGGAAAGCGCGAAGGCCGAAATTGAAGCGCTGGAGGCTCAAATCAGTCAGGCGGAAATACAGGTCGAAACCGCCAAGGCTAACCTTGGGTTCACCAAAATCGTCGCGCCCATGGATGGCGTGGTGATCGCTACCAAATTTGAGCAAGGGCAGACCCTGGTGTCGACGCAGGAAGCGCCGACGCTGCTGATTCTCGCAAACCTGGATACGATGACGGTGAAGGCGCAAATATCAGAGGCGGACGTCACCAAGGTGAAGTCCGGGCAGGAGGCGAACTTCACGGTTCTGGGCGACCCAGACCGTCAATACAATGGCGTTCTGCGCACCATCAAACTGGCCCCGGACAATATTTCCGATAACGGCTCCGTCAGCAATTCCACCTCCGCTGTTTATTACAGTGGCGTGTTGGAAGCGGCGAACCCCGACCATTCCCTGCGGGTGGCGATGACGGCGCAAGTGTCCATCATTATCAATAGGCAGCCGCAAACGCTGAGTATTCCTATTTCGGCGTTAGATCCCGACCAGGAGATCGGCGGCGCACAGCATAAAGTACGTGTGCTGGTGAACGGCCAGCCGGAAGACAGAACCATTGAAACCGGCATCCGCGACAACGTGTACGTGCAGGTGCTGTCTGGCTTGAATGATGGGGACAACGTGATCCTCGGCGACAGCCTGTCGGTCCCGACAGACGGTGAAGCCTCTGTTGTTATCGGGGGCTAG
- a CDS encoding pre-peptidase C-terminal domain-containing protein, whose protein sequence is MNKNTLKRAITFSVSTLALSVSAVTLAEVSGQDAQYVRDYLERFHADPAAVMDEVPVKEAVNGDLAMPLFSDEAILSGDFVEDKDELRRDLLNSTGGNGFMMMRSMELSNDNAARLVDNGDQLIGNVHAMDNSNLTNASLDIQPWSDDYWALYKGALGIRYADPKLNDSWPSNWYDHWIFATSTHKPQEYIDAGEIDNLSPSEKYDLLVGDSNFTLTQKMWESGKGYWDRYGSVEAWMGLCHGWAPAAYMLPRPSNSITVKSPEGKDIKFFPSDIKALGTLLWAEASPGVRFIGGRCNSKDPGKDENGRILDQACFDSNPGSWHKAVVNQIGVSKRSFVIDATFDYEVWNQPVLKYEYTYFNPQTGASYNTAQEAIIAMSDYTQDKFSKYRAQEAKQVVGVQMKLTYIVETSPTHRDKDYPSYDRAYTVRYVYDLELDSNGDIIGGEWYNNRHPDFLWTPAPGAHAVSYYNPTGSTSETKTEKKAGVIEQNKWAFYGPFTTTGSFKVTMTGDSDADLYVNKGAQPGDTTYQCRPYLEGSNEECSANEAGTYYVGVKGYNNSSNYSLNIQYTQGGSGWTKGQPIPSSWKSNAKNAAGYSQPLTTIVEQLFNWSAE, encoded by the coding sequence GTGAACAAAAACACGCTTAAACGGGCTATTACATTTTCTGTCTCCACTCTGGCGCTGAGCGTCTCCGCTGTCACTTTGGCTGAAGTTTCCGGTCAGGACGCGCAGTACGTTCGGGACTACCTGGAGCGTTTCCACGCCGACCCCGCCGCAGTCATGGACGAAGTGCCTGTCAAAGAAGCCGTCAACGGCGATCTGGCTATGCCTTTATTCAGCGATGAAGCGATTCTCTCCGGCGACTTCGTGGAAGATAAGGATGAGCTGCGCAGAGATCTGCTGAACAGCACTGGCGGCAACGGCTTCATGATGATGCGCTCTATGGAGCTCAGCAACGACAACGCTGCTCGCCTGGTGGATAATGGCGATCAACTGATCGGCAACGTTCACGCAATGGACAACTCGAATCTGACCAACGCATCCCTGGACATCCAGCCCTGGTCAGACGATTACTGGGCGCTCTACAAAGGCGCTCTGGGCATCCGTTACGCTGATCCCAAGCTGAATGATTCCTGGCCGTCCAACTGGTACGACCATTGGATTTTCGCCACCAGCACGCACAAGCCGCAGGAATACATCGATGCAGGCGAGATCGATAATCTGTCCCCGTCTGAAAAGTACGACTTGCTGGTGGGCGATTCCAATTTCACTCTGACTCAGAAGATGTGGGAATCCGGTAAAGGCTACTGGGATCGTTATGGTTCCGTTGAAGCCTGGATGGGTCTGTGCCACGGTTGGGCGCCTGCCGCTTACATGCTGCCGCGTCCGTCTAACTCCATTACTGTCAAATCGCCTGAAGGTAAGGACATCAAGTTCTTCCCATCCGACATCAAGGCATTGGGCACGCTGTTGTGGGCGGAAGCCTCCCCGGGCGTACGCTTCATCGGCGGACGTTGTAACTCCAAAGATCCCGGCAAGGATGAAAACGGCCGTATCCTGGATCAGGCGTGCTTCGACAGCAACCCTGGCAGCTGGCACAAAGCGGTGGTGAACCAGATCGGCGTCAGCAAACGCAGCTTCGTTATCGACGCAACGTTTGACTATGAAGTATGGAACCAGCCGGTATTGAAGTACGAATACACTTACTTCAACCCGCAGACTGGCGCTTCCTACAATACGGCGCAAGAAGCGATCATCGCTATGAGCGACTACACCCAGGACAAGTTCTCCAAGTATCGTGCGCAGGAAGCGAAGCAAGTTGTCGGCGTTCAGATGAAGCTGACTTACATTGTGGAAACCAGCCCGACTCATAGAGACAAAGATTATCCGTCCTATGACCGCGCCTACACCGTTCGTTATGTGTATGACCTGGAGCTGGACTCCAACGGCGACATCATCGGCGGTGAGTGGTACAACAACCGTCATCCGGACTTCCTGTGGACTCCGGCTCCTGGCGCGCACGCTGTCTCTTACTACAACCCAACTGGCTCCACCAGCGAGACCAAGACTGAGAAAAAAGCGGGCGTCATCGAGCAGAACAAGTGGGCGTTCTACGGTCCGTTCACCACCACTGGCTCTTTCAAAGTCACCATGACTGGCGACAGCGATGCGGATCTGTACGTGAACAAAGGCGCTCAGCCTGGCGACACTACCTATCAGTGCCGTCCTTACCTGGAAGGCTCTAATGAGGAGTGCTCTGCAAACGAAGCGGGAACTTACTACGTTGGCGTTAAAGGCTACAACAACAGCTCCAACTACAGCCTGAACATTCAATACACCCAGGGCGGCTCTGGCTGGACGAAAGGACAACCTATTCCTTCCAGCTGGAAATCCAATGCGAAAAATGCGGCAGGTTACAGCCAGCCTCTGACCACCATCGTTGAGCAACTGTTCAACTGGTCTGCGGAGTAA
- a CDS encoding TetR/AcrR family transcriptional regulator, protein MARPSKKSERTEEIMQAFRRCVARYGLEGSTLERIAEESGLQRSLVRHYVGNREDLTLQLIEQMAAQYDREWREMLSDLPATEVAPAFLRMLFEYEDDDRERMQLESALIFAASRDAAISDAMRSWTEKFYGDIAEVLRRDYPDTDDDALQSVAFGIASLYFNIDTMQPLQMADCYRASALDAARRLVATLE, encoded by the coding sequence ATGGCGCGACCAAGCAAAAAGTCGGAAAGAACGGAAGAAATCATGCAGGCCTTTCGGCGTTGCGTGGCCCGATATGGTCTGGAAGGGAGCACGTTGGAACGTATTGCGGAAGAGTCGGGTCTGCAACGCAGTCTGGTGCGCCATTATGTCGGCAATCGCGAGGATTTGACTCTACAACTGATCGAGCAAATGGCGGCGCAGTATGATCGTGAGTGGAGAGAGATGCTGAGTGACCTGCCGGCGACTGAGGTTGCGCCAGCGTTTCTGCGCATGTTGTTTGAGTATGAAGATGATGACAGAGAGCGTATGCAATTGGAGTCAGCCCTAATATTCGCCGCAAGCCGGGATGCGGCGATCAGCGACGCCATGCGCTCATGGACAGAGAAGTTTTATGGCGATATTGCGGAGGTTCTCAGACGGGACTATCCCGATACTGACGACGATGCTCTGCAGTCGGTCGCTTTTGGTATCGCCTCTTTGTATTTCAATATAGACACCATGCAACCCTTACAGATGGCGGACTGCTACCGCGCCTCTGCGCTTGACGCCGCACGTCGTCTGGTGGCGACGTTAGAGTGA
- the smpB gene encoding SsrA-binding protein SmpB encodes MSQAKNKNTGSTIALNKKARFDYHIVEKFEAGLALTGWEVKSLRAGKCQLVDSYVLLKDSEAWLLGAHITPLKEASTHVIADPTRTRKLLLNRRELNKLIGAVSQTGHTCVPLALYWKGNKVKCEIALVKGKKDFDKRETEKERDWNRQKQRVIRDHVKQ; translated from the coding sequence ATGAGTCAAGCCAAAAACAAAAATACCGGGTCCACCATCGCCCTGAATAAGAAGGCCCGCTTCGACTATCACATCGTTGAAAAGTTCGAAGCCGGCCTCGCGCTAACCGGTTGGGAAGTCAAAAGCCTGCGCGCCGGAAAATGTCAGCTGGTGGATTCCTATGTATTACTGAAAGACAGTGAAGCCTGGTTGTTAGGCGCCCATATCACACCGTTGAAGGAAGCCTCCACTCACGTCATTGCAGATCCCACTCGCACTCGTAAACTGCTGCTGAATCGCCGTGAGCTCAACAAGCTGATCGGCGCAGTGTCGCAGACGGGCCACACTTGCGTGCCTTTAGCCCTTTACTGGAAAGGCAATAAAGTGAAATGCGAAATCGCCCTGGTAAAAGGCAAGAAGGATTTCGACAAGCGCGAAACCGAAAAAGAGCGCGACTGGAATCGTCAAAAACAACGCGTTATCCGCGATCATGTTAAACAGTGA